From a single Actinomycetota bacterium genomic region:
- a CDS encoding C_GCAxxG_C_C family protein, translated as MPMLTSSSKATEAARSAEALYDDGMFCCEAVLTVVNDAAGNRLPSEIMSLGSGFWGGIAGDGTTCGALVGAIMAVGLLAGRTQLDGAWEESTAATEQVRREFQELNRATACGSLIAPFGGMDGEERHAYCAALTGQTAAMVVRIAEERGWI; from the coding sequence ATGCCGATGCTCACATCCTCATCGAAGGCCACCGAAGCCGCCAGGAGCGCAGAAGCGCTCTATGACGATGGGATGTTTTGCTGCGAAGCGGTGCTGACGGTGGTAAATGACGCCGCCGGCAACCGCCTTCCCTCGGAGATCATGTCGCTCGGAAGCGGATTTTGGGGCGGCATCGCAGGCGACGGCACCACGTGCGGCGCCCTTGTCGGCGCGATCATGGCGGTGGGATTGCTGGCGGGACGCACTCAGCTGGACGGCGCCTGGGAGGAGTCGACCGCCGCCACAGAGCAGGTGCGTCGCGAGTTCCAGGAGCTCAACCGGGCCACGGCCTGCGGCAGCCTTATCGCTCCTTTCGGCGGCATGGATGGCGAGGAGCGCCACGCCTATTGCGCCGCTCTTACCGGCCAGACGGCCGCGATGGTGGTTCGCATCGCCGAGGAGCGCGGCTGGATCTGA